From the Candidatus Hydrogenedens sp. genome, the window TGTTTTCTTTCATCCATTCGAGTGCTGGTGGGTCTCCATGAACAAGAATAACATTTTTGGGACTTAATTTTTCTATCATTTTCAACAAATCGTTTCTATATGCATGCCCACTGAAGTGAAATCGTTTGATGTTTCTCAATTTAATTTTTACAGGTTGTGTGTCTAACTGGAACTGCAATTCATCTCCCGGTTTTGAGTGTAGCAGTTTATATCCCAATGTGTCCGGGTCTACATAACCGACAAAAAAGATACCATGGTGTTTGGTTTGAACCATTTCTTGAGCAATTAAAGCGGATGGGGTATTTTCTATCATCATTCCTGAAGTCGCAATAATAACTCCAGGAACAGATAATAACTGCTTCATTACTTCGGGTTGCCATATATTTCCTAATTTACGAAAATGATTTAAGGGTCTTAATTTGCTGTTTTCATCTAAATATTCGCGGAATTGTTCATAAATATCATAAATGGCTCTACCTAATCCTGAAATATAAATAGGGACTTTTAATAGCAATCCTTCTTCCTGCAATCGTGCAAGTATATTTGCCATCTCTTGGGTTCTACCTAAGGCAAATGTGGGAATTAAAACAGTTCCTTCTTGTTCTAATACTTGATTTATAGATTTAACCAGATGCAATGATTCTTCATCATAAGAGTTTACCTTGTTCTCATCAACAGCGCCTTGTGTGCTTTCTATAATCATTACATCTACTTCATCTAACCAGTCCATAGATTTATAAGGACCCAATAATTCTTGATTACTCGCACTAATATCCCCTGTATATAGTATTTTATAATTGTCTAACTCCAACAAAATACTTCCACTTCCTAAAACATGTCCAGCTG encodes:
- a CDS encoding MBL fold metallo-hydrolase, which gives rise to MNSDRCIHFKVLGGGGEIGANCYEISYAHEHILLDCGVHPKKEGFDSLPSFDLMESFPDAVLVTHGHVDHCGALPYLTKLFPHFKVHATLPTLRVMERMLHNSVVVMNTLRKERNIFDYPLYQHEDVENLMDITRAHLYNNLFDVSGKSMFKALFNPAGHVLGSGSILLELDNYKILYTGDISASNQELLGPYKSMDWLDEVDVMIIESTQGAVDENKVNSYDEESLHLVKSINQVLEQEGTVLIPTFALGRTQEMANILARLQEEGLLLKVPIYISGLGRAIYDIYEQFREYLDENSKLRPLNHFRKLGNIWQPEVMKQLLSVPGVIIATSGMMIENTPSALIAQEMVQTKHHGIFFVGYVDPDTLGYKLLHSKPGDELQFQLDTQPVKIKLRNIKRFHFSGHAYRNDLLKMIEKLSPKNVILVHGDPPALEWMKENTHLKTKCFIPQNGAKLTFEI